A window from Citrobacter amalonaticus encodes these proteins:
- the macB gene encoding macrolide ABC transporter ATP-binding protein/permease MacB, whose translation MTALLELSNIRRSYPSGEEQVEVLKGITLQINAGEMVAIVGASGSGKSTLMNILGCLDKPTSGTYRVAGRDVSTLDRDALAQLRREHFGFIFQRYHLLSHLTAAQNVEVPAVYAGTERKQRLARAQELLQRLGLGDRVDYQPSQLSGGQQQRVSIARALMNGGQVILADEPTGALDSRSGEEVMAILHQLRDRGHTVIIVTHDPQVAAQAERVIEIHDGEIVRNPPAKHAAQGQGIQEPTVKTASGWSQFVSGFREALTMAWLAMAANKMRTLLTMLGIIIGIASVVSIVVVGDAAKQLVLADIRAIGTNTIDIYPGKDFGDDDPQYQQALKYDDLAAIQKQPWVTSATPAVSQNLRLRYGNIDVAASANGVSGDYFNVYGMTFSEGTTFNREQLNGRAQVVVLDSNTRRQLFPHKANVVGEVILVGNMPATVIGVAEEKQSMFGSSKILRVWLPYSTMSGRVMGQSWLNSITVRVKEGFDSAQAEQQLTRLLTLRHGKKDFFTWNMDGVLKTAEKTTRTLQLFLTLVAVISLVVGGIGVMNIMLVSVTERTREIGIRMAVGARASDVLQQFLIEAVLVCLVGGALGISLSMLIAFTLQLFLPGWEIGFSPVALLTAFLCSTFTGVLFGWLPARNAARLDPVDALARE comes from the coding sequence ATGACGGCATTGCTTGAACTGAGCAATATTCGCCGCAGTTATCCCTCGGGAGAAGAGCAGGTGGAGGTGCTGAAAGGCATCACGCTACAGATCAATGCCGGGGAGATGGTCGCGATCGTCGGGGCGTCTGGCTCCGGCAAATCCACGCTGATGAACATTCTGGGATGTCTCGATAAACCCACCAGCGGCACCTACCGGGTCGCGGGACGCGATGTCTCAACGCTGGACCGCGATGCGCTGGCGCAACTGCGTCGGGAGCATTTCGGTTTTATTTTCCAGCGCTACCATTTGCTGTCACATCTGACGGCAGCACAAAACGTCGAAGTCCCTGCCGTTTACGCCGGTACGGAAAGGAAACAGCGTCTGGCGCGCGCGCAGGAGCTGCTCCAGCGGCTTGGTCTGGGCGATCGCGTTGATTATCAACCCTCGCAGCTTTCCGGCGGTCAGCAACAGCGCGTGAGTATTGCCCGCGCGCTGATGAACGGCGGACAGGTGATCCTCGCCGATGAACCCACCGGTGCGCTCGACAGCCGTTCCGGTGAAGAGGTGATGGCAATTCTGCACCAGCTGCGCGATCGCGGGCATACGGTCATTATCGTCACCCACGATCCCCAGGTTGCCGCCCAGGCAGAGCGGGTGATTGAGATCCATGACGGCGAAATTGTGCGCAATCCGCCCGCAAAGCACGCCGCGCAGGGGCAGGGCATTCAGGAACCGACGGTGAAAACGGCGTCCGGCTGGAGCCAGTTTGTCAGCGGGTTTCGCGAGGCGCTGACAATGGCGTGGCTGGCGATGGCGGCCAACAAAATGCGCACGCTGCTGACGATGCTCGGGATCATCATCGGTATCGCGTCGGTGGTGTCGATTGTGGTGGTTGGCGACGCAGCGAAACAGCTGGTGCTGGCGGACATCCGCGCCATCGGGACCAACACCATTGATATCTACCCCGGCAAAGATTTTGGCGACGACGATCCACAGTATCAGCAGGCGCTGAAATACGACGATCTTGCGGCGATCCAAAAACAACCCTGGGTGACTTCTGCGACGCCCGCGGTGTCGCAGAACCTGCGCTTACGCTATGGCAATATCGACGTCGCCGCCAGCGCGAACGGGGTCAGCGGCGACTATTTTAACGTTTATGGCATGACGTTCAGCGAAGGGACAACGTTCAACCGCGAACAGCTTAACGGCCGTGCGCAGGTGGTGGTGCTCGACAGCAACACCCGACGTCAGTTGTTCCCGCATAAGGCGAACGTGGTGGGCGAGGTGATCCTCGTGGGCAACATGCCTGCGACGGTCATTGGCGTGGCGGAAGAGAAGCAGTCGATGTTTGGCAGCAGCAAAATCCTGCGCGTCTGGTTACCATACAGCACGATGTCCGGGCGCGTTATGGGGCAGTCGTGGCTGAACTCGATCACCGTACGAGTGAAGGAAGGCTTCGACAGCGCACAGGCCGAACAGCAACTCACCCGACTGCTGACGCTACGTCATGGCAAAAAGGATTTCTTCACCTGGAATATGGACGGTGTCTTGAAAACCGCCGAAAAGACCACACGTACTCTTCAGTTATTCCTGACGCTGGTGGCGGTGATTTCGCTGGTAGTTGGCGGGATCGGCGTGATGAATATTATGCTGGTGTCGGTCACAGAGCGTACGCGGGAGATAGGCATCCGGATGGCGGTTGGCGCGCGCGCCAGTGATGTGCTGCAGCAGTTTCTGATTGAAGCGGTGCTGGTTTGTCTGGTGGGTGGCGCGCTGGGTATCAGCCTGTCGATGCTGATTGCCTTCACGCTGCAACTGTTCCTGCCCGGTTGGGAGATTGGTTTCTCGCCGGTCGCGCTGCTGACGGCATTTTTGTGCTCTACCTTTACAGGCGTCCTGTTTGGCTGGTTACCGGCGCGCAACGCGGCGCGACTGGATCCGGTCGATGCGTTAGCGCGAGAGTAA
- a CDS encoding VirK/YbjX family protein, producing MSQITDNTFYTSDVASPLQLFMRLTRGQLLPGKFWRKASFRRKFLIRSLLMPRATRQLLENLTQWPELNTLLARQPRLPIRLHRPYMAVNIKRETALTALCSHYDLLRQLFSREQLARYLSQNGLNLAKFEAKDGASFQLDLVSLVSLDKEGESTVVIRDEQMRILAEITFTFCTLNGKRTLFIGGLQGAANDVPHEVIQQATKACYGLFPKRVVMEALCQFAHIARAEQILAVSNAVHVYRSWRYMDKKTQMHADYDAFWASLGGEKTQGDYFSLPLTIARKSEADIASKKRAEYRRRYALLDSVVTQVPQCLQG from the coding sequence ATGTCACAGATTACTGATAATACCTTTTACACTTCAGACGTTGCGTCTCCTTTACAATTATTTATGCGCCTGACAAGGGGTCAATTACTGCCGGGTAAATTCTGGCGGAAGGCCAGCTTTCGCCGTAAGTTTTTAATTCGCTCGTTACTGATGCCAAGGGCTACCCGTCAGTTGCTGGAAAACCTGACCCAATGGCCTGAGCTGAATACGCTGCTGGCCCGACAACCCCGGTTGCCAATTCGTCTGCATCGCCCGTATATGGCGGTGAATATTAAGCGCGAAACCGCACTGACCGCGCTCTGTAGTCATTATGACCTGCTGCGTCAGTTATTCAGCCGCGAACAACTGGCCCGTTATTTAAGCCAGAACGGTCTCAATCTGGCAAAATTTGAGGCCAAAGACGGTGCGTCATTCCAGCTTGATTTAGTCAGCCTGGTCTCACTGGATAAAGAAGGTGAAAGTACCGTCGTGATCCGCGACGAGCAGATGCGTATTCTGGCAGAAATTACCTTCACATTCTGCACGCTAAACGGAAAACGCACCCTGTTTATTGGCGGCTTGCAGGGCGCGGCAAATGATGTTCCACATGAGGTTATTCAGCAGGCCACGAAAGCCTGTTACGGCCTGTTCCCCAAAAGAGTGGTAATGGAAGCGCTGTGTCAGTTCGCGCACATCGCCAGGGCGGAGCAGATTCTGGCGGTCAGCAACGCGGTGCATGTTTATCGCAGTTGGCGCTATATGGACAAAAAAACGCAAATGCATGCCGACTACGACGCCTTCTGGGCGTCCCTGGGCGGTGAAAAAACGCAAGGAGATTACTTCTCGCTGCCGCTGACCATTGCGCGAAAAAGCGAGGCGGATATCGCCAGCAAAAAACGGGCTGAATACCGCCGCCGCTATGCGCTGCTCGACAGCGTTGTCACGCAGGTTCCGCAGTGCTTACAGGGTTAG
- a CDS encoding lysine exporter LysO family protein, protein MFSGLLIILLPLIAGYLIPLRHSAALKLINRLLSWMVYLILFFMGISLAFLDNLASNLLAIFHYSAVSITVILLCNIAALLWLERALPWRHHHQQEKLPSRIAMALESLKLCGVVVVGFLLGLSALPILQHATEASEYTLILLLLLVGIQLRNSGMTLKQIVLNRRGMIVAVVVVASSMIGGLINALILGLPVKTALAMASGFGWYSLSGILLTESYGPVIGSAAFFNDLARELLAIMLIPGLVRRSRSTALGLCGATSMDFTLPVLQRTGGLEMVPAAIVHGFVLSLLVPILMAFFSA, encoded by the coding sequence ATGTTTTCAGGACTTCTCATCATTCTGCTTCCGCTGATAGCAGGTTATCTCATTCCGCTTCGGCACTCCGCGGCATTAAAACTGATCAATCGACTATTGAGCTGGATGGTTTATCTGATTCTCTTTTTTATGGGGATCAGCCTGGCCTTTCTGGATAATCTGGCGAGCAATTTGCTGGCGATATTTCACTATTCCGCCGTTAGCATTACCGTTATTTTGCTGTGCAATATTGCCGCATTACTGTGGCTGGAACGCGCATTACCCTGGCGACATCATCATCAACAAGAGAAACTGCCCTCCCGTATCGCGATGGCGCTTGAGTCGCTGAAACTGTGCGGCGTGGTGGTGGTTGGCTTTTTGCTGGGATTGAGCGCGCTGCCCATTTTGCAACACGCCACAGAAGCAAGCGAATATACGCTGATCCTGCTGCTGTTGTTGGTCGGCATCCAGTTACGCAATAGCGGGATGACGTTAAAGCAGATTGTCCTGAACCGGCGAGGCATGATTGTGGCGGTCGTGGTCGTCGCCAGTTCCATGATTGGCGGCCTGATTAACGCGTTGATTCTCGGTCTGCCAGTGAAAACCGCGCTGGCGATGGCGTCGGGTTTTGGCTGGTACTCCCTTTCTGGTATTTTGCTGACCGAATCCTACGGTCCGGTGATCGGCAGCGCCGCGTTCTTTAACGATCTGGCGCGCGAACTGCTCGCGATTATGCTGATCCCGGGTCTGGTACGCCGCAGCCGTTCTACTGCACTGGGACTGTGTGGTGCCACGTCAATGGACTTTACCCTGCCGGTTTTACAGCGTACCGGTGGGCTGGAGATGGTTCCAGCGGCGATTGTTCACGGCTTTGTCCTCAGTTTGCTGGTGCCCATTTTGATGGCTTTTTTCTCCGCTTAA
- the cspD gene encoding cold shock-like protein CspD codes for METGTVKWFNNAKGFGFICPEGGGEDIFAHYSTIQMDGYRTLKAGQSVQFDVHQGPKGNHASVIVPIEAEAVA; via the coding sequence ATGGAAACGGGTACTGTTAAGTGGTTCAACAATGCCAAAGGGTTTGGGTTCATCTGCCCTGAAGGCGGCGGCGAAGATATTTTCGCTCACTATTCCACCATTCAGATGGATGGTTACAGAACGCTAAAAGCCGGACAGTCTGTCCAGTTTGATGTTCACCAGGGGCCAAAAGGCAATCACGCCAGTGTCATCGTGCCTATCGAAGCAGAAGCTGTTGCATAG
- the macA gene encoding macrolide transporter subunit MacA, with amino-acid sequence MGIKGNKIKKRYLLLIFILILGAFALWRTLNAPVPNYQTLIVRPGDLQQSVLATGKLDALRKVDVGAQVSGQLKTLSVAIGDKVKKDQLLGVIDPEQAENQIKEVEATLMELRAQRQQAEAEWKLARVTLARQQQLAKTQAVSQQDLDTAATEMAVKQAQIGTIDAQIKRNQASLDTAKTNLDYTRIVAPMAGEVTQITTLQGQTVIAAQQAPNILTLADMSTMLVKAQVSEADVIHLKPGQKAWFTVLGDPQTRYEGTLKDVLPTPEKVNDAIFYYARFEVPNPKGILRLEMTAQVHIQLTDVKNVLTIPLSALGDPVGDNRYKVTLLRNGETREREVSIGARNDTDVEIVKGLEAGDEVVTGEGKPGVAQ; translated from the coding sequence ATGGGTATTAAGGGAAATAAAATTAAAAAGCGCTATCTGTTGCTTATTTTCATTCTCATCCTGGGGGCATTTGCCCTTTGGCGGACGCTTAATGCGCCGGTGCCAAATTATCAGACGCTGATTGTGCGGCCGGGAGATTTGCAGCAGAGCGTACTGGCAACCGGCAAACTCGACGCCTTACGTAAAGTTGACGTGGGCGCGCAGGTGAGTGGTCAGCTCAAAACGCTGTCGGTAGCGATTGGCGATAAGGTGAAGAAAGACCAGTTGCTGGGCGTTATCGACCCCGAACAGGCGGAAAACCAGATCAAAGAGGTGGAAGCGACGCTGATGGAGCTTCGCGCTCAACGCCAGCAGGCTGAAGCCGAGTGGAAGCTGGCGCGGGTGACGCTCGCCCGCCAGCAACAGCTGGCAAAAACTCAGGCTGTGTCGCAACAGGATCTGGACACCGCCGCGACAGAGATGGCGGTGAAACAGGCACAAATCGGCACCATTGATGCGCAGATCAAACGCAATCAGGCATCTCTGGATACCGCGAAGACCAACCTCGACTACACCCGCATCGTTGCGCCGATGGCTGGTGAAGTCACGCAGATCACCACCCTACAGGGGCAGACGGTGATTGCCGCGCAGCAGGCGCCGAACATTCTGACACTGGCGGACATGAGTACGATGTTGGTGAAAGCACAGGTTTCTGAAGCTGATGTGATTCACCTTAAACCGGGGCAGAAAGCCTGGTTCACCGTGCTGGGCGATCCGCAGACCCGCTACGAAGGGACGCTGAAAGATGTGCTGCCGACGCCGGAAAAAGTGAATGATGCCATTTTCTATTACGCCCGATTTGAAGTGCCCAACCCCAAAGGTATTCTGCGCCTGGAGATGACCGCACAGGTCCATATTCAGCTAACGGATGTGAAAAACGTTCTGACGATCCCGCTTTCCGCGCTGGGCGATCCGGTCGGGGACAATCGCTACAAGGTGACCTTACTGCGTAACGGTGAAACTCGTGAACGCGAAGTGTCAATTGGCGCGCGCAATGACACCGACGTAGAGATTGTAAAAGGGCTGGAAGCCGGTGATGAAGTGGTGACGGGCGAGGGCAAACCAGGAGTCGCGCAATGA
- a CDS encoding ATP-dependent endonuclease — protein MILERVEIVGFRGINRLSLMLEQNNVLIGENAWGKSSLLDALTLLLSPESELYHFDRDDFWFPPGDMKGREHHLHIVLTFRESQPGRYRVRRYRPLEACWAPCHDGFQRIFYRLEGECGEDGSVMTLRSFLDGDGHPLAVDDINEQARHLVRLMPVLRLRDARFMRRIRNGTVPEVADVEVTARQLDFLARELAMRPQNLTDGQIRQGLSAMVQLLEHYFTEQGTSQSRHRLMRRRSTNEQRSWRYLDIINRMIDKPGGRTHRVILLGLFSTLLQAKGTVRLHKDARPLLLVEDPETRLHPIMLSVAWQLLNLLPLQRITTTNSGELLSLTPVEHVCRLVRESSRVAAWRLGPGGLSAEDGRRIAFHIRFNRASSLFARCWLLVEGETETWVINELARQCGHHFDAEGIKVIEFAQSGLKPLVKFARRMGIEWHVLVDGDEAGKKYAATVRSLLNNDREEEREHLTTLPALDMEHFMYRQGFADVFHRVAQIPENVPMNMRKIISKAIHRSSKPDLAIEVAMEAGRRGVDAVPTLLRKMFSRVLWLARGRAD, from the coding sequence ATGATTCTCGAACGCGTTGAGATAGTGGGATTTCGCGGTATCAATCGACTGTCGTTGATGCTCGAGCAGAATAACGTCCTGATCGGTGAGAACGCCTGGGGTAAATCAAGTTTACTGGATGCGTTAACACTCCTGCTGTCACCCGAATCTGAGTTGTATCATTTTGACCGCGATGATTTCTGGTTTCCTCCTGGTGATATGAAAGGCCGCGAACATCATCTGCATATCGTACTGACGTTTCGTGAATCTCAGCCTGGGCGCTACCGGGTTCGCCGCTATCGGCCGCTCGAGGCGTGCTGGGCACCGTGTCACGATGGTTTTCAACGCATCTTTTATCGACTTGAAGGCGAATGTGGCGAGGATGGCAGCGTGATGACGCTGCGCAGTTTTCTCGACGGTGACGGGCATCCGCTGGCGGTAGACGATATCAACGAACAGGCGCGGCATCTGGTGCGCCTGATGCCGGTGCTGCGTTTACGCGATGCGCGGTTTATGCGCCGTATTCGTAACGGCACGGTGCCGGAGGTTGCTGATGTCGAAGTCACCGCCCGCCAACTGGATTTTCTCGCCCGCGAACTGGCGATGCGTCCGCAGAATCTCACCGACGGACAGATTCGGCAGGGACTCTCGGCGATGGTGCAACTGCTTGAGCACTATTTTACCGAGCAGGGCACTTCGCAGTCCCGCCACCGCTTAATGCGCCGACGCTCCACCAACGAACAGCGAAGCTGGCGCTATCTCGATATTATCAACCGGATGATCGACAAACCGGGAGGACGTACTCACCGGGTGATTCTGTTGGGGCTGTTCTCCACGCTGTTGCAGGCGAAGGGCACGGTCAGGCTGCATAAAGACGCCAGACCACTGCTGTTGGTAGAAGATCCGGAAACGCGTCTGCATCCCATCATGCTGTCAGTGGCATGGCAGTTGCTGAATCTGCTACCGCTTCAGCGTATCACCACCACCAACTCGGGCGAGTTGCTCTCGCTGACCCCGGTGGAACATGTCTGCCGTCTGGTGCGTGAATCCTCACGCGTGGCGGCCTGGCGACTGGGACCGGGGGGGCTGAGCGCAGAGGATGGTCGACGCATTGCGTTCCACATTCGCTTTAACCGTGCTTCCTCGCTGTTTGCCCGCTGCTGGCTGCTGGTGGAAGGGGAAACAGAAACCTGGGTTATCAACGAACTGGCCCGTCAGTGCGGTCATCACTTTGATGCCGAAGGGATTAAGGTGATCGAATTCGCGCAGTCCGGTCTTAAACCGCTGGTGAAATTCGCCCGGCGGATGGGCATTGAGTGGCACGTGCTGGTGGATGGTGATGAAGCCGGGAAAAAATATGCCGCCACGGTGCGCAGCCTGCTGAATAACGACCGGGAAGAGGAGCGCGAACACCTGACGACGCTGCCAGCGCTGGATATGGAACACTTTATGTACCGGCAGGGGTTTGCCGATGTTTTTCACCGGGTGGCGCAAATCCCGGAAAATGTGCCAATGAATATGCGCAAAATCATTTCGAAGGCGATCCATCGCTCATCGAAGCCCGACTTAGCCATCGAAGTGGCGATGGAAGCCGGGCGGCGAGGTGTGGATGCGGTGCCGACGCTGCTGAGAAAAATGTTCTCCCGGGTGCTGTGGCTGGCGCGCGGCAGAGCGGACTAA
- the aqpZ gene encoding aquaporin Z: protein MLRKLAAECFGTFWLVFGGCGSAVLAAAFPELGIGFAGVALAFGLTVLTMAFAVGHISGGHFNPAVTLGLWAGGRFPAKEVIGYIIAQVVGGIIAAAVLYLIASGKAGFDATASGFASNGYGEHSSGGYSMLSAIIIEIVLTAGFLLVIHGATDKHAPAGFAPIAIGLALTLIHLISIPVTNTSVNPARSTAVAIFQGGWALEQLWLFWVMPIIGGILGGLIYRTLLEKRD, encoded by the coding sequence ATGTTGAGAAAATTAGCAGCCGAATGTTTTGGTACATTTTGGCTTGTTTTTGGTGGCTGCGGCAGCGCCGTTCTGGCAGCAGCGTTTCCGGAATTAGGTATTGGTTTTGCGGGTGTTGCCCTGGCCTTCGGCCTGACCGTATTAACCATGGCCTTTGCTGTTGGCCATATTTCCGGCGGGCATTTTAATCCGGCGGTGACATTAGGCTTATGGGCTGGCGGCCGTTTCCCGGCAAAAGAGGTTATTGGCTACATTATTGCCCAGGTAGTCGGCGGTATTATTGCAGCGGCAGTCCTGTATTTAATTGCCAGCGGTAAAGCTGGTTTTGATGCAACCGCCAGCGGTTTCGCCTCCAACGGTTATGGCGAGCACTCTTCGGGTGGCTACTCCATGCTGTCCGCGATTATTATCGAAATCGTGCTGACTGCCGGCTTCTTGCTGGTGATTCACGGCGCAACGGACAAACATGCACCGGCAGGTTTTGCGCCGATCGCTATCGGTCTGGCATTAACCCTTATCCACTTGATCAGCATTCCGGTGACCAATACGTCTGTGAACCCGGCGCGGAGTACCGCGGTCGCTATCTTCCAGGGCGGTTGGGCGTTAGAACAACTGTGGTTATTCTGGGTGATGCCAATTATTGGCGGGATTCTCGGCGGTCTTATTTACCGTACGCTGCTCGAAAAACGCGATTAA
- the hcp gene encoding hydroxylamine reductase, with translation MFCVQCEQTIRTPAGNGCSYAQGMCGKTAETSDLQDLLIASLQGLSAWATKAREYGIINHDVDNFAPRAFFSTLTNVNFDSPRIVGYARDAIAMREALKTQCLSVDANAHCDNPMADLQLVSDDLGDLQRQAAEFTPNKDKAAIGENILGLRLLCLYGLKGAAAYMEHAHVLGKYDNDIYAQYHKIMAWLGTWPSDMNALLECSMEIGQMNFKVMSILDAGETTKYGHPTPTQVNVKATEGKCILISGHDLKDLYNLLEQTEGTGVNVYTHGEMLPAHGYPELRKFKHLIGNYGSGWQNQQVEFARFPGPIVMTSNCIIDPTVGSYDDRIWTRSIVGWPGVSHLEGDDFGPVIAQAQQMAGFPYSEIPHLITVGFGRQTLLGAADTLIDLVSREKLRHIFLVGGCDGARGERNYFTDFATSVPDDCLILTLACGKYRFNKLEFGDIEGLPRLVDAGQCNDAYSAIILAVTLAEKLGCGVNDLPLSLVLSWFEQKAIVILLTLLSLGVKNIVTGPTAPGFFTPDLLAVLNEKFGLRSVTTVEEDMKQLLSA, from the coding sequence ATGTTTTGTGTGCAATGTGAACAAACCATCCGTACTCCGGCAGGAAACGGCTGCTCTTACGCGCAGGGTATGTGCGGTAAAACGGCTGAAACCTCTGATCTGCAGGATCTGCTGATCGCCTCCCTACAAGGTCTGTCTGCATGGGCGACTAAAGCTCGTGAATATGGCATCATTAATCATGACGTTGATAACTTTGCCCCGCGTGCTTTCTTCTCCACGCTGACCAACGTTAACTTCGATTCTCCACGTATCGTTGGCTATGCACGCGACGCTATCGCGATGCGTGAAGCGCTAAAAACCCAATGCCTGAGCGTTGACGCCAATGCGCACTGCGATAACCCAATGGCTGACCTGCAACTGGTTAGCGACGATCTGGGCGACCTGCAGCGTCAGGCCGCCGAATTTACCCCGAACAAAGACAAAGCCGCGATTGGCGAGAACATTCTCGGCCTGCGTCTGTTGTGCCTGTACGGTCTGAAAGGGGCGGCGGCCTATATGGAGCACGCGCACGTTCTCGGGAAGTACGACAACGATATCTACGCGCAGTACCATAAAATCATGGCGTGGCTGGGCACCTGGCCTTCCGATATGAACGCTCTGCTGGAGTGCTCAATGGAAATCGGCCAGATGAACTTCAAAGTGATGAGCATTCTGGATGCCGGTGAAACCACTAAATACGGCCACCCGACGCCGACCCAGGTTAACGTGAAAGCGACCGAAGGGAAGTGCATCCTGATCTCAGGTCATGACCTGAAAGATCTGTATAACCTGCTGGAACAAACCGAAGGTACGGGCGTTAACGTCTACACCCACGGTGAAATGCTGCCCGCGCACGGTTATCCGGAACTGCGTAAATTCAAACATCTGATTGGTAACTACGGTAGCGGCTGGCAGAACCAGCAGGTCGAATTCGCCCGCTTCCCTGGCCCTATCGTGATGACCTCTAACTGCATCATCGACCCGACCGTTGGCAGTTACGACGATCGTATCTGGACTCGCAGCATCGTCGGTTGGCCGGGTGTGAGCCACCTGGAAGGCGATGACTTCGGTCCGGTTATCGCGCAGGCCCAGCAAATGGCAGGCTTCCCGTACAGCGAAATTCCACACCTGATCACCGTCGGTTTCGGTCGTCAGACCCTGCTGGGCGCGGCGGACACCCTGATCGATCTGGTGAGCCGTGAAAAACTGCGTCACATCTTCCTGGTTGGCGGCTGTGACGGCGCGCGCGGCGAACGTAACTACTTCACTGATTTCGCCACCAGCGTACCGGATGATTGCCTGATCCTGACCCTGGCCTGCGGTAAATATCGCTTCAACAAGCTGGAGTTCGGCGATATCGAAGGCCTGCCGCGTCTGGTTGATGCCGGTCAGTGTAACGATGCGTACTCCGCTATCATTCTGGCAGTGACGCTGGCAGAGAAACTGGGCTGTGGCGTAAACGACCTGCCGCTGTCGCTGGTACTCTCCTGGTTTGAACAGAAAGCGATTGTCATTCTGCTGACCCTGCTGTCTCTCGGTGTGAAAAACATCGTTACTGGCCCGACGGCGCCTGGTTTCTTCACGCCGGATCTGCTGGCGGTACTCAACGAGAAATTTGGTCTACGTTCCGTGACCACCGTTGAAGAAGACATGAAGCAGTTGCTGAGCGCGTAA
- a CDS encoding DoxX family protein, which produces MLITLLNAVNRMLTHEDFGKFLLRLAVGGLMLFHGLHKLFAGIDGISGMLIAKGLPGFIAYGVLVGEVIAPCLIILGILTRPAALVLAFTMIVAWLMVGMNETWALDKTGAWAIESLIYFFIGALVVAFLGAGRFSVAGNSAWR; this is translated from the coding sequence ATGCTTATCACATTGTTAAATGCAGTGAATCGGATGCTGACGCACGAGGATTTTGGCAAGTTTTTATTACGCCTGGCGGTTGGGGGATTGATGCTGTTTCACGGGCTGCATAAGCTGTTTGCCGGGATTGATGGCATTAGCGGAATGCTGATTGCCAAAGGGTTACCGGGCTTTATTGCGTACGGCGTACTGGTGGGGGAAGTGATTGCGCCTTGTCTGATTATTCTCGGGATCCTGACGCGTCCTGCGGCGCTGGTGCTGGCATTCACCATGATTGTGGCGTGGCTGATGGTCGGGATGAATGAAACCTGGGCGCTGGATAAAACTGGCGCCTGGGCAATTGAAAGTCTGATCTATTTCTTTATCGGCGCACTGGTGGTGGCGTTTCTCGGTGCGGGACGGTTTTCGGTTGCGGGTAATTCAGCCTGGCGGTAA
- the hcr gene encoding NADH oxidoreductase, whose translation MTMPTHQCPWRMQVHHIHQETPDVWTISLLCHDYYPYRAGQYALISVRNSAETLRAYTLSSTPGVSEYITLTVRRIDDGAGSQWLTRDVKRGDYLWLSDAMGDFICEDKADDKFLMLAAGCGVTPIMSMRRWLAKYRPHADVQVIFNVRSPQDVIFAEEWRQYPVTLVAENNATAGFVAGRLTTALLQQVPDLASRTVMTCGPAPYMDLVEREVKALGVTRFFKEQFFTPVAEAVTSGLKFTKLQPAKEFYAPVGTTLLDALESNKVPVTVACRAGVCGCCKTKVVSGDYTVSSTMTLTDAEIAEGYVLACSCHPQGDLVLA comes from the coding sequence ATGACAATGCCAACTCATCAGTGCCCATGGCGGATGCAGGTTCATCACATCCATCAGGAAACGCCGGATGTATGGACAATTTCGTTGCTGTGCCACGACTATTATCCGTATCGCGCCGGGCAGTATGCACTGATCAGCGTGCGTAATTCGGCGGAAACGCTGCGCGCTTACACGCTCTCTTCAACGCCGGGCGTCAGCGAGTACATTACGCTGACCGTTCGCCGGATTGACGACGGTGCGGGCTCACAGTGGTTAACCCGCGACGTGAAGCGCGGCGACTACCTCTGGCTGTCCGATGCAATGGGCGATTTCATCTGCGAAGACAAAGCCGATGATAAGTTCCTGATGCTGGCAGCCGGTTGTGGCGTCACGCCGATCATGTCGATGCGCCGCTGGTTGGCGAAGTACCGTCCGCATGCTGACGTACAGGTGATCTTCAACGTGCGCTCGCCGCAGGATGTCATTTTTGCCGAAGAATGGCGTCAGTATCCGGTCACGCTGGTGGCGGAAAACAACGCCACGGCCGGTTTTGTCGCCGGTCGCCTGACCACTGCGCTGTTGCAACAGGTACCGGATCTGGCCTCCCGCACGGTGATGACCTGTGGCCCGGCGCCGTATATGGATCTGGTCGAGCGGGAAGTGAAAGCGCTGGGTGTCACGCGCTTCTTTAAAGAACAGTTCTTCACCCCGGTAGCGGAAGCGGTAACCAGCGGTCTGAAATTCACTAAGCTGCAGCCAGCGAAAGAATTTTACGCGCCGGTCGGTACGACGCTGCTGGATGCGCTGGAAAGCAACAAGGTGCCCGTCACCGTTGCCTGCCGCGCGGGCGTCTGCGGGTGCTGTAAAACCAAAGTGGTTTCCGGCGACTATACGGTCAGCAGCACCATGACGCTAACCGATGCTGAAATCGCCGAAGGCTACGTACTGGCCTGCTCCTGTCACCCGCAGGGCGACTTAGTGCTCGCCTGA